TCCTTCCTTTATTCATTACATATTGCAATCGTCTTCCATCGCTCCCCGGTGCCTTCCATGTACCCACTTATCCTTTGACACCGGAAATGGCAACCGACTCAATAATTTGTTTTTGGAAGATCAGGAATATAATCAATACAGGCAACAACGCTATAATGGAAGCTGCCATAATAAGCGGATAGTCCGTCTGAATGGCATAAGTCGCATTAAAATTCGCAATAACCAGCTGCAATGTCTGCGTTTCTGGTGAGTTCAAGTAGATAATCGGCGCCAAATAATCGTTCCAGATTCCCATGAACCATAAAATAAGCTGGGCCGCAACTGCCGGCTTAATGAGCGGGAACGTAATGGACGAATACAGTCGGAAATAAGAACTGCCGTCAATTTTAGCTGCTTCAATAATGGCATCCGGTACACTGAGCAAATACTGCCGCAGGAAAAAGATCATAACCACATTTCCGAACAAACCGGGAACAATCAGAGGCAACAGCGTATCTACCCAACCTAGCTTGGAAAACATCATAAACTGCGGAATCATAACCGTTGGATATGGAATCATCATAGATGCGATAAGTGCAAGAAACAGTTTATTTTTATGAGGAAATCTCAGCTTTGCAAAGGCAAAGGCAGCCACACTGGATGTAAAGGTACCTACAACGGTAACACTTACAGCCACAATCACGCTGTTCTTGATCCCGCTTAGCAGAGGTCCTGCTTCCCAAATTTCCTTGTACTTGCCAAACTGGAACACCTCTGGTATCCATACCGGCGGAAGAGCAAAGACATCCTGCTTTTCCTTCACCGAAGTGGACAGCATCCACAGCAGTGGTGCGATCATCACAATCGCTCCAATGGCCAATACAATAAAGATAATGGTATTGGTCACTTTCGTTCTTTGACTATGGGACATCATCAGACTCACTCCTTTCCGCGAAAATCAATCCCCATCAAAGGACGATTTTTCATTCATTTTGAATTGAATCAAAGTTACGATAAAAATGAAGATGCCAAGAATCATAGCCATCGCGGAGGCATATCCCATTTGCAGGTTTTTAAATGCCTTATCCCAAATATAGAAGACGATTGAGGCGGATGAATATTCCGGACCACCTGTAGGTGTCATAATGTTCATTTCAGTAAAGATTTGCGAACCACCAATGATATTAGTTACGACCAGGAAAAAGGTTACCGGTTTTACCATTGGCCATGTAATGTTGCGGAACATTTGAAAACCGCTGGCTCCATCCAGCTCTGCTGCTTCATAATAAGAACGAGATACGCTTTGCAGAGCGGCCAAGTACAGTAGCATCGTGTAGCCAAGACCTTTCCAGACTGTCATCAGGATCAAGGCTGGCTTAACCGTATCCTTATCCATCAGCCAGTTGGGACCTTTAATGCCGAACAACTCCAGGAATTGGTTCACCAGACCGTAGTCTCCGTTGTATGCCCAGTTCCACATGATGGAAACCGCAGCCAGCGAAGAAATAACCGGAATATAGTAGATCACACGAAATGTCGTCGTGCCTGGAATTTTGCGATTCAATCCCAGTGCCAGCAGTAAAGCCAGTACAAGACCAATTGGAATACCCAGCATTAAGAAAAGAGTATTGTACATCGATTTGTAAAAGAGCTCATCCGTAAATAAATCTCTAAAATTGTCGAAACCGATAAAGTTCATTTGTCCTAATCCGTCCCAGTCTGTAAAAGAGCCGTATAACGAATAGACAAACGGGAACAACGTAAAGATTAGCAAACCGAGAATAGGAGGAAGGATAAATAAATATCCGTATATCTTCTCTTTGCGATAGAGATTAGATTTGGTTATCACAGGACTCACCTCTGTTTCTAATTTGGATAGAGGATGATGCCAGCAGCATGATATCAGCCGCTAACATCATCCTCAATCCGTTACTTGCGTATTATTTCTGTGATTTTTTCTCTTGCTCCACCGCTTTATCCAGCAGTTTCTGCATCTTAGGCTGTTCCTGCTTCACATAATCGGCTGCCGTAACTTTACCGTCCAGCACTGGCTGAATATCCGTGAAGAAAATATCATACCATTCCGCGTTATACGTATAGTTGCCAGGCAATGCACGGCCATAGTCATTTACGATATCAATAAATTCCTGCTTATTGCTAGGCTTGGTTTTTGTATCCTTCACCCACTCATCCGCCATATCCAGCAGATTCGGAATTTGTACCTTCGCATCAACGAGCTGCTTCATGCCTTCTTTGGAAGTGGTCAAATAGTTAACCAGTTCTACGGCTTCATCCGGGTATTTTGTTTTAGAAGAAACACCGATACCCAAAGAGCCAATCCATGTTGCCGGTTTGCCAGTCGACCCAACTGGGTATGGCATTAAATCATATTCAAAAGGCAGCTTTTCAAACGTACTCATATCCCATGGACCTACAGGGAAAAATGCCATTTCACCTTTCATCCAGCGTTGATATGTGTCCAACGTTTGTGATTGTTCGATTCCAGGCGTAATTTTATATTTGTTTTGCATATCGGCAAAGAACTGAAGCGCTTCCGCAAATTTCGGATCATCAATCGCTACTTTTGTTTTGCTCGCGTCTAGCCAATCCGCACCATTACTCCATACAAAGGCTTGCAATGCCCACTGAACGTTAAAGCCTGTACCATACTGATCCGGTTTACCATCACCATTTGTATCTTTGGTTAACTCTTGGCTGACCTTGATAAACTCATCCCAAGTATACGGTTTGTCTTTATCAGGTACAGGAATGCCCGCTTTTTCGAACATGGTTTTGTTGTAGCCAAGTGCGAATGGACCTACGTCCTTCGGCATACCGTAAATATTACCTTGACCAGCCATTTTACCATCATACCGATACAAATCCACACCATATTTCCAGATATTATCCAGATTTATATCCTTGCTCTTCTCAATATAAGGTGTAAGATCCTTCAGCACGCCGCTATTTACATACGCTTTCAAGTCTCCAGGGGCAAAATAAAAGATATCTGGAAGATTGTTGCCTGTAATCGCAGCTCTAAGCTTTGTAGCATATTGATCTGCTGCCGTCACGACCATTTTAACCTTCACGCCAGGATGTTCCTCTTCAAATTTCTTGATAACTTCCTTATAAGCCTTCTGCTCATCCGTACCTCCACGGAACATGAACGTCAATTCCTTGGTTCCATCGCTACTGGAGCTTCCTCCTCCACAGCCAGCCAATGCAGCAACCATCAACAGCAGAACAACCATTGTTATCGCAAAACCTTTTTTCTTTCTCAACGCGACCCCTCCTAAAATTAAATGAAACCGCATACATTTGGTGTTAAAATAATCTTTCACGATTCGGCTTTATCCTTTACTTGTGCGGTACATAAACCGTTGTTCACTGCCGCTGTGGTTATCATCCCTCTCATGCACTATATAATTAACATTTTACTTTATCAATAATGAATTCGTTTACAAACAAAATATAGCACGCCCTTCTACAGTTCGTCAATGCATTTAGAAATCTTTTTAAATAAATATAAAACATTGATTCGAACCACATAAAAAGCAAAAATAAATACGTATTCAAGTTGATTATTATTACAAAAATCGATATAATAGCTTAAATACGATATATTTTCAGAAATAAATTTATTTTTGTGTCTATTTCTCTCCCCTCTTTTTTAGTAAAAATTAATTAAAGAAAAGCAGTTTACTTCTTTCTGATTTTATTTTAACATAAATCAAAGTAAATATATAAGCGCTTACATTACATAATTTATAGGTAAGGAAGGTCTATAGCTATGATTTATATTAAGGACTTAATGTCTGGGTTGGATATTTTCAAAGCACTAGGCTCGGAAATTCGCATTCAAATACTCGAGTTACTCGCCTATCAAGGACAAAGTATGAATGATATTGCTAACAAGCTGCATTTGAGCAACGGCACCATTACGATGCATATTCGCAAGCTGGAAGAATGCGGCCTTGTGGAAATTAATACAGTGAGCGGTAAACACGGTACCCGAAAAATGTGCTATTTGAATAAGGAAAAGCTAATGGTGGATCTGCGTAGTAGAGAGCAAAAAAATGTGTATGAGGTGGAGATTCGCATCGGTCATTATAGTAACTACCAAGTGGTCCCCACTTGCGGATTGGTGACCCGAGACAGCATTATCGGCGATTTTGATGATCCACGCTATTTTGCAGATCCCGGGCGGCTGGAGTCGGAAATGATCTGGATGGCCGAAGGCTTTTTGGAATACCGTATCCCCAACTATCTGAAAGCGAATCAATCCTTTAAAGAAATTCAGTTCTCCGCAGAACTGGGCTCAGAAGCACCGTGCTTTTGTGAGGAATATCCTTCTGACATCTGGTTCCACATCAATGGTATCCCTATTGGATACTGGACCAGCCCCGGAGATTTTGGAGAAGTACCGGGAGTTCTGAATCCCGATTGGTGGCCACCGCATTTGAATCAATATGGCATGCTCAAATTAATTCGCATCAATCAGCATGGCAGCTTCATTGACGGGTGCCGTATATCCGAAGTCACAATAGACGATATTGGTCTTAACTATAAAAGCGATATTACCCTCCGTTTATCCGTATCCGATCCATCGGAGAACAAAGGGGGACTCACCATTTTTGGCAAAAGATTCGGCAACTTCAGTCAGGATTTGCTGGTGCGTGTGCTTTATGATGTACACGGGGAAGAGAACTCCAGCGACTAGCCCGCCACATGCAATAAGGCCGAAGACCGTATGCATTACATACGTATCCTCGGCCTATAGGTCCTTCTCGCTTAAAGAGATATACATCATTAGATAAAAGATGATCGTAATCCCAAACACCAGCCAGCTAAAGGACAGCAAATGCTGTCTTTCCCCTGCCAGGCTCACCCATTTCCAAACATCTGTAAGGATGACCAAGGGCTTTAACACCGCATCCCAGCTGTTCCAGCGGGCAAATCTGCCGATATATACGCCCACGCTGGCCAGCCACAGCAAAACAAAAACGATGGCCCACGCAAGCCAGCCATTGCAAGCCTTTTGCAGCATTCGGTGGATGCTCCATACACAGAGGGATGTAAGAAAAAGGCCAAGCCCTGCTGCCAAAAAAGACGTAAATAAGATCAACCAAAATGTGGTGTCCAACCAAAAACGCGAATCTGGATTTACCTTGTAAATACGAAACGCATGCAATAACTCAGTCAGTAAATATAAAGCATTCGGCAGAAAAAACAGCCATATTACTCCACTAAGCAACATAAGAACCCGTCTGACTGTCACATTCCCCATTCTGGATAATGCCATTATTATTAGAGTCATAAAGACCGGAACCCAGGCCAGGAATATATCCCAGTACAAAAATTGATACATCTTCGTCCCACTTGCAGACTGCAAATACATAATGAGCCCAAAGCAGCCCAACGTAGCTATAAGCAGCACCCCCAACAAAGCGGGCAGCTTGTATCCCTTCCCTGTAAACAGCAAGCTTTTGCCTCCCTTGCCCCTATATACGTATATACGTCTTTTTGAACTCGCATTAAGTGTTAAAAATCAGCCTGTAATTGTGCAGACACCTGTAAAGAGCCAGGCCCTCTCATATCACTATATACGTAAACTTCCAATCGTCAATGATAATCCTGCTGTCGCTGCATTTTATAAGAAACCGTCTATCGACGTACTTTCACGGAAGCCAGACCGCGCCTAGCGGAAGTTTTTCTTGCGGTTATAGAATTGTTCAGCCCTGCTAAAAATTTATAAATTCTATAATCTAAAAAAAAAGACTTGCCATCCTGAAATGTTGTGCTTATAATTACACCTAACTTGATACGGCAACAAATTTCAATGACGAGAACGAGTAAGCTATACAGCGGATTTGCAGAGAGTTGGGGCAGGTGAAAGCCAACATTCCGAGGATAGCCGAACGCCATCTCCGAGAAGCGGGCTGAACCTGAAGTAAGCTCTGCCGCCTTTCCAGCGTTAACCGGAACACGTATTGATGGATACGTGAACAGAGTGTCATTTCGTATGGAATGAAACTAGGGTGGTAACACGGGTATAACTCGTCCCTTTTACAGGGGCGGGTTTTTTTGTTTTTCAAAAAGGAGGAAATCAACATGACGAACGTATCGACAGTAGCATCTATAACTGATTTTTTGACTCCAGCTGTACGGGAAATGCCGCCTTCAGGCATTCGTAAGTTTTTTGAATATAGTACGGGCAGAAAAGATATCGTTTCACTCGGGGTCGGTGAACCTGACTTTGTGACCCCTCAGCATGTCATAAAGGCCTGTATCACAGCTCTCGAAAATGGAAAAACCTCATACACACCCAATGCCGGTCTTCCCGAGCTTCGTGAGGAGATTGCCGGATATTTGGAGAGCAGCTTTAACACGTCCTATAACCCGGCGAATGAAATCATGGTCACCATCGGCAGCAGTGAAGCGCTTGATTTGGCACTGCGTGCCCTGATTACAGAGCACAATGAAATACTCATTCCGGATCCATGTTATATTTCGTATGCGCCTATTACGTTTCTGAACGGAGGACACACCGTAAAGGTCGAAACCTCCGCTGACCAGCAATTCAAGCTGACAGCAGAGGCGCTTAAGGCCAAGCTGAGCCCACGCTCCAAAGTGCTTATTCTCTGTTATCCGAACAACCCGACTGGCGGGATCATGACCTATGAGGATTGGCTCCCCATTGCCCGCCTGGTTGAGGAGCATAATTTAGTTGTAATATCCGACGAAATTTATGCTGAACTGACCTACGGACAGCGGCATGCAAGCTTCGCTGCTCTGCCGGGAATGAAAGAGCGGACCCTGCTCATCAGCGGTTTTTCCAAAGCATTTGCAATGACTGGCTGGCGGGTCGGTTATGTATGTGGTCCGAGAGAGCTGATTGCTGCCATGCTGAAGATTCATCAATATACCGCCATGTGCGCTCCAATTATCGGGCAAATTGCCGCTATCGAATCCCTGCGCAACGGGCTGGAGGAAAAAGACCGTATGATGGAATCTTACAATCTGCGCAGAAAATGGTTCGTTGAAAGCCTGTGTCAGACAGGACTGCCCTGTCATGAACCGAATGGAACCTTCTACGCTTTCCCTTCTATTATGCACACGGGACTCAGCTCAGAGCAGTTTGCCAAGCGACTGCTGGACGAAGAAGGAGTTATTACGGTTCCCGGTTCCGCATTCGGCCCGGGCGGCGAGGGCTTTATCCGCTGCTCGTACGCATCGTCACGAGAACAGCTGGAAATGGCTTTGGAGCGTATCGGCGTATTTTTGAAACGCCTGTAACCTGCGTTTGATGTTTGATACAACAGCCACCAATGGTAAAAACAAGCGATTTCCTTTTGACAGGAGATCGCTTGTTGTGGCATCCTCGACTACCTTGCGGACGTCATTTTGGACGATTTGTGTGACTGGCCGTTTGCATCAGGAAACCGATTCCCCCCATGACCAAAGCTGCAATCAAGATTAGCATCAAGTTGCTGTAATGAAATGCGTCAACATCAGTCACAGTCGGAAGGAGAGGAAAGGCGAGCCATGATTTTGTCAGCAGGCCCCCGACCGTGGCCACGCCAATTCCTTCGGCCAGGAAGCAGGCAAAATTCAACAAGCCCATGCCAGATCCGGAATCCTCGGAACCCAAGGCTCCCGCAACGCTGGCGGATATGACGGTTTTCACAAATGAAAGTCCGCCGAATATCAGAACCATGGTGCCAGAAACA
This DNA window, taken from Paenibacillus kribbensis, encodes the following:
- a CDS encoding DUF1361 domain-containing protein — protein: MLFTGKGYKLPALLGVLLIATLGCFGLIMYLQSASGTKMYQFLYWDIFLAWVPVFMTLIIMALSRMGNVTVRRVLMLLSGVIWLFFLPNALYLLTELLHAFRIYKVNPDSRFWLDTTFWLILFTSFLAAGLGLFLTSLCVWSIHRMLQKACNGWLAWAIVFVLLWLASVGVYIGRFARWNSWDAVLKPLVILTDVWKWVSLAGERQHLLSFSWLVFGITIIFYLMMYISLSEKDL
- a CDS encoding ABC transporter substrate-binding protein; amino-acid sequence: MRKKKGFAITMVVLLLMVAALAGCGGGSSSSDGTKELTFMFRGGTDEQKAYKEVIKKFEEEHPGVKVKMVVTAADQYATKLRAAITGNNLPDIFYFAPGDLKAYVNSGVLKDLTPYIEKSKDINLDNIWKYGVDLYRYDGKMAGQGNIYGMPKDVGPFALGYNKTMFEKAGIPVPDKDKPYTWDEFIKVSQELTKDTNGDGKPDQYGTGFNVQWALQAFVWSNGADWLDASKTKVAIDDPKFAEALQFFADMQNKYKITPGIEQSQTLDTYQRWMKGEMAFFPVGPWDMSTFEKLPFEYDLMPYPVGSTGKPATWIGSLGIGVSSKTKYPDEAVELVNYLTTSKEGMKQLVDAKVQIPNLLDMADEWVKDTKTKPSNKQEFIDIVNDYGRALPGNYTYNAEWYDIFFTDIQPVLDGKVTAADYVKQEQPKMQKLLDKAVEQEKKSQK
- a CDS encoding aminotransferase class I/II-fold pyridoxal phosphate-dependent enzyme; the protein is MTNVSTVASITDFLTPAVREMPPSGIRKFFEYSTGRKDIVSLGVGEPDFVTPQHVIKACITALENGKTSYTPNAGLPELREEIAGYLESSFNTSYNPANEIMVTIGSSEALDLALRALITEHNEILIPDPCYISYAPITFLNGGHTVKVETSADQQFKLTAEALKAKLSPRSKVLILCYPNNPTGGIMTYEDWLPIARLVEEHNLVVISDEIYAELTYGQRHASFAALPGMKERTLLISGFSKAFAMTGWRVGYVCGPRELIAAMLKIHQYTAMCAPIIGQIAAIESLRNGLEEKDRMMESYNLRRKWFVESLCQTGLPCHEPNGTFYAFPSIMHTGLSSEQFAKRLLDEEGVITVPGSAFGPGGEGFIRCSYASSREQLEMALERIGVFLKRL
- a CDS encoding carbohydrate ABC transporter permease produces the protein MITKSNLYRKEKIYGYLFILPPILGLLIFTLFPFVYSLYGSFTDWDGLGQMNFIGFDNFRDLFTDELFYKSMYNTLFLMLGIPIGLVLALLLALGLNRKIPGTTTFRVIYYIPVISSLAAVSIMWNWAYNGDYGLVNQFLELFGIKGPNWLMDKDTVKPALILMTVWKGLGYTMLLYLAALQSVSRSYYEAAELDGASGFQMFRNITWPMVKPVTFFLVVTNIIGGSQIFTEMNIMTPTGGPEYSSASIVFYIWDKAFKNLQMGYASAMAMILGIFIFIVTLIQFKMNEKSSFDGD
- a CDS encoding ArsR/SmtB family transcription factor, giving the protein MIYIKDLMSGLDIFKALGSEIRIQILELLAYQGQSMNDIANKLHLSNGTITMHIRKLEECGLVEINTVSGKHGTRKMCYLNKEKLMVDLRSREQKNVYEVEIRIGHYSNYQVVPTCGLVTRDSIIGDFDDPRYFADPGRLESEMIWMAEGFLEYRIPNYLKANQSFKEIQFSAELGSEAPCFCEEYPSDIWFHINGIPIGYWTSPGDFGEVPGVLNPDWWPPHLNQYGMLKLIRINQHGSFIDGCRISEVTIDDIGLNYKSDITLRLSVSDPSENKGGLTIFGKRFGNFSQDLLVRVLYDVHGEENSSD
- a CDS encoding carbohydrate ABC transporter permease, translated to MSHSQRTKVTNTIIFIVLAIGAIVMIAPLLWMLSTSVKEKQDVFALPPVWIPEVFQFGKYKEIWEAGPLLSGIKNSVIVAVSVTVVGTFTSSVAAFAFAKLRFPHKNKLFLALIASMMIPYPTVMIPQFMMFSKLGWVDTLLPLIVPGLFGNVVMIFFLRQYLLSVPDAIIEAAKIDGSSYFRLYSSITFPLIKPAVAAQLILWFMGIWNDYLAPIIYLNSPETQTLQLVIANFNATYAIQTDYPLIMAASIIALLPVLIIFLIFQKQIIESVAISGVKG